The Amaranthus tricolor cultivar Red isolate AtriRed21 chromosome 6, ASM2621246v1, whole genome shotgun sequence genome has a segment encoding these proteins:
- the LOC130814693 gene encoding uncharacterized protein LOC130814693 isoform X1: MFAALWSQKNQEKSLTEKTPLIGKEQQRHSSRRFFLPTLCSSPHSVSFEMADAVTAAPLRTVYLGVDVGTGSARAGLFDENGKLLGFGSCPIQIWKEGDCIEQSSTDIWLAVCSAVKSACSLANVDGKEVAGIGFAATCSLVAVDADGSPVTVSWSGDSRRNVIVWMDHRAVKQAEKINTCNSSVLQYCGGSISPEMEPPKLLWVKENLKESWSMAFRWMDLSDWLSYRATGDDTRSLCTTVCKWMYLGHAHLEQINEKTFRVMEACGWDDDFWEEIGLGDLIDGHHGKIGRSVAFPGHPLGSGLTPAAAKELGLEAGIPVGTSLIDAHAGGVGVMESKPASDSECEDDENEGICHRMVLVCGTSTCHMAVSSSKKFIPGVWGPFWSAMVPQYWLTEGGQSATGALLDHIVENHVASPNLANRAASQGTTVFALLNKMLESMTTELNLPFLSALTKDLHVLPDFHGNRSPIADPNAKGIISGLTLETSEKQLALLYLATVQGIAYGTRHIIEQCNANGHKIDTLLGCGGLAKNPLYIQEHANITGYPVILPRENESVLLGAAILGSVAAKKYPSLHKAMKALNAAGQVVYPSKHPKVKKYHDAKYKIFRDLYEKQVSYRSIITEALN, encoded by the exons atgtttgCAGCTTTGTGGagccaaaaaaaccaagaaaaatcattaacagAAAAAACTCCCTTAATAGGTAAAGAACAACAACGCCACTCTAGTCGACGCTTCTTCCTTCCCACTCTTTGTTCATCTCCTCATTCCGTCTCTTTCGAAATGGCCGACGCTGTTACTGCGGCACCTCTTCGCACTGTCTACCTCGGCGTCGATGTTGGTACGGGCAGCGCTCGCGCAG GTTTATTTGATGAAAATGGAAAACTTCTTGGTTTTGGAAGCTGTCCCATTCAAATTTGGAAGGAAGGTGATTGTATTGAG CAATCTTCAACCGATATCTGGCTTGCTGTCTGTTCAGCTGTGAAATCAGCATGCTCCCTTGCTAATGTTGATGGAAAAGAAGTAGCGGGGATTGGATTTGCAGCAACTTGTTCCCTTG TGGCTGTAGATGCTGATGGATCCCCAGTTACAGTTTCCTGGAGTGGTGATTCCAGAAGAAATGTTATAGTGTGGATGGACCATAGAGCGGTAAAACAAGCTGAAAAGATCAACACATGCAACTCATCTGTATTGCAGTACTGTGGGGGATCTATTTCCCCTGAGATGGAGCCACCAAAG CTTTTGTGGGTGAAAGAAAATCTTAAAGAGTCCTGGTCGATGGCATTTCGGTGGATGGACTTAAGTGATTGGTTGTCCTATAG GGCAACTGGCGATGATACACGGAGCTTATGCACTACTGTTTGCAAGTGGATGTATCTTGGTCATGCACACCTTGAGCAAATAAATGAGAAAACTTTTCGTGTTATGGAAGCATGTGGTTGGGATGATGATTTTTGGGAGGAGATTGGCTTAGGTGATTTGATCGATGGACATCATGGCAAGATCG GTCGAAGTGTAGCTTTTCCTGGACATCCATTAGGCTCTGGTCTAACACCAGCTGCTGCaaag GAACTTGGTTTAGAGGCAGGCATTCCAGTAGGAACATCTTTGATTGATGCTCATGCTGGTGGGGTTGGGGTCATGGAAAGCAAACCAGCATCTGATTCTGAATGTGAAG atgatgaaaatgaaggaATTTGCCATCGTATGGTCTTGGTCTGTGGAACATCTACTTGCCATATGGCCGTATCTAGCAGCAAGAAGTTCATTCCAGGCGTTTGGGGGCCATTTTGGTCTG CAATGGTTCCTCAATATTGGCTTACAGAGGGTGGCCAAAGTGCCACTGGGGCACTCTTAGATCACATAGTTGAGAACCATGTAGCTTCTCCTAATTTGGCAAATCGTGCTGCATCTCAGG GGACCACAGTGTTTGCACTTCTGAACAAGATGTTAGAATCAATGACGACAGAGCTGAACCTTCCATTTCTTTCTGCTCTGACGAAGGATCTGCACGTTCTTCCTGATTTTCATGGGAATAG ATCCCCTATTGCAGATCCAAATGCAAAAGGAATAATCAGTGGTCTTACACTTGAGACAAGTGAAAAGCAACTTGCTCTTCTATATCTTGCCACTGTCCAAGGTATTGCATATGGCACGCGCCACATCATTGAGCAATGTAATGCCAATGGCCACAAA ATTGACACCCTTCTTGGTTGTGGTGGACTAGCAAAAAATCCATTGTACATACAAGAGCATGCAAATATTACTG GGTACCCAGTAATTCTTCCTCGAGAAAATGAATCTGTACTATTGGGAGCTGCTATACTTGGTTCTGTTGCAGCGAAGAAATATCCTAGCCTTCACAAGGCAATGAAGGCACTAAATGCAGCAGGCCAG GTTGTTTATCCATCAAAACATCCCAAGGTGAAGAAGTACCATGATGCAAAGTATAAAATTTTCCGTGATCTTTATGAAAAACAAGTCTCATATCGGTCCATCATCACTGAAGCTTTGAATTAG
- the LOC130815667 gene encoding uncharacterized protein LOC130815667 has product MNQEVAGCGVSGFLNLFHGDQLTHDLCQCLEENKFVKQRHLSYERFVDSYYTTQSYVNTYESIFMSLINKRSWPQYTGVEVIQDPDHIRRLGRPKSRRITNEMDEGSRRRNACTRCGSEGYNTKTCTSR; this is encoded by the exons ATGAACCAGGAAGTGGCTGGTTGTGGAGTCAGTGGCTTCTTAAACCTTTTTCACGGCGATCAACTTACTCATGATCTTTGTCAATGTTTGGAAGAGAATAAATTTGTGAAACAAAG ACACTTATCGTATGAGCGTTTTGTGGACTCTTACTACACTACCCAGAGCTATGTTAATACATATGAATCCATATTCATGTCGTTGATtaataagaggtcatggcctcaatacaccggtgttgaggtgATACAAGATCCAGATCACATTCGTAGACTAGGAAGACCTAAGTCAAGAAGGATCACCAACGAGATGGACGAAGGATCAAGGAGACGCAACGCTTGTACACGGTGTGGTAGTGAAGGTTACAACACTAAaacttgcacgtcaaggtaa
- the LOC130814695 gene encoding pathogenesis-related protein PR-1-like, whose product MTQTTFYFFLLLLSTTYASETRTYSYSPTPTTYYSTPNLPPAQPTTDIYLYLNGQNAARAAVRVPPLSWDNRLAAYAQWWANQRRYDCALRHSSGPYGENIFWGSGDNWSPAFAVQYWVAEGKYYNYYSNSCSYGQDCGHYTQIVWRNSRRVGCAKVVCYNGRGVFITCNYDPPGNYIGSRPY is encoded by the coding sequence ATGACTCAAACCACCTTTTACTTTTTTCTCTTACTACTCTCAACCACCTATGCTTCAGAAACTAGAACATATAGTTACTCCCCAACTCCTACAACCTACTATAGTACCCCAAATCTTCCTCCAGCGCAGCCAACAACCGACATTTATCTATACTTAAACGGCCAAAATGCTGCTCGGGCCGCTGTCAGAGTGCCCCCTCTGTCGTGGGACAACCGTCTAGCAGCGTACGCGCAATGGTGGGCTAACCAACGGCGTTACGACTGTGCTCTAAGGCACTCTAGTGGACCATATGGGGAGAACATATTTTGGGGGAGCGGTGATAATTGGTCACCAGCTTTTGCAGTACAATATTGGGTTGCTGAGGGaaagtattataattattactcTAATTCTTGTTCTTATGGACAGGATTGTGGACATTACACCCAAATTGTTTGGAGAAATTCTAGAAGAGTTGGTTGTGCTAAGGTTGTTTGTTATAATGGTCGTGGTGTTTTTATTACTTGTAATTATGACCCACCGGGTAACTATATTGGATCAAGACCCTATTAA
- the LOC130814696 gene encoding pathogenesis-related protein PR-1-like, whose product MKPYYILLLSISTLLTLFSFPNLSFSNQLQVSPLNPNENYLQIYNISKQLCLGCLAESLEFLVYHNLVRAKKFELPMVWDTKLENYAKWWAEQRYQDCKLQHSFPEGGFQLGENIFWGGGAQWRARDAVLDWADEEKYYDYGSNSCADGQMCGHYTQIVWSSTRSVGCARVVCQDGDVFMTCNYYPPGNYLGERPY is encoded by the coding sequence ATGAAGCCCTATTACATTCTCCTACTCTCTATTTCCACTCTATTAACCCTCTTTTCTTTTCCAAACCTCTCATTTTCCAACCAACTACAAGTCTCCCCACTAAACCCTAACGAAAACTACCTGCAGATATACAACATTTCCAAGCAACTTTGCTTAGGTTGCTTGGCCGAATCCCTTGAATTCTTAGTCTACCACAACCTCGTACGAGCCAAAAAGTTTGAACTACCAATGGTTTGGGACACGAAACTCGAGAACTATGCAAAGTGGTGGGCAGAACAAAGGTACCAAGATTGTAAACTTCAACATTCCTTTCCCGAGGGAGGTTTTCAACTAGGGGAGAACATTTTTTGGGGTGGTGGAGCACAATGGAGAGCTAGAGATGCTGTTCTAGATTGGGCTGatgaagaaaaatattatgattatgGATCAAATAGTTGTGCTGATGGACAAATGTGTGGGCATTATACCCAAATTGTTTGGAGTAGTACTAGGAGTGTTGGGTGTGCTAGGGTTGTTTGTCAAGATGGGGATGTTTTTATGACTTGTAATTATTATCCCCCTGGCAATTATTTAGGTGAAAGGCCTTACTAA
- the LOC130814693 gene encoding uncharacterized protein LOC130814693 isoform X3, whose amino-acid sequence MDHRAVKQAEKINTCNSSVLQYCGGSISPEMEPPKLLWVKENLKESWSMAFRWMDLSDWLSYRATGDDTRSLCTTVCKWMYLGHAHLEQINEKTFRVMEACGWDDDFWEEIGLGDLIDGHHGKIGRSVAFPGHPLGSGLTPAAAKELGLEAGIPVGTSLIDAHAGGVGVMESKPASDSECEDDENEGICHRMVLVCGTSTCHMAVSSSKKFIPGVWGPFWSAMVPQYWLTEGGQSATGALLDHIVENHVASPNLANRAASQGTTVFALLNKMLESMTTELNLPFLSALTKDLHVLPDFHGNRSPIADPNAKGIISGLTLETSEKQLALLYLATVQGIAYGTRHIIEQCNANGHKIDTLLGCGGLAKNPLYIQEHANITGYPVILPRENESVLLGAAILGSVAAKKYPSLHKAMKALNAAGQVVYPSKHPKVKKYHDAKYKIFRDLYEKQVSYRSIITEALN is encoded by the exons ATGGACCATAGAGCGGTAAAACAAGCTGAAAAGATCAACACATGCAACTCATCTGTATTGCAGTACTGTGGGGGATCTATTTCCCCTGAGATGGAGCCACCAAAG CTTTTGTGGGTGAAAGAAAATCTTAAAGAGTCCTGGTCGATGGCATTTCGGTGGATGGACTTAAGTGATTGGTTGTCCTATAG GGCAACTGGCGATGATACACGGAGCTTATGCACTACTGTTTGCAAGTGGATGTATCTTGGTCATGCACACCTTGAGCAAATAAATGAGAAAACTTTTCGTGTTATGGAAGCATGTGGTTGGGATGATGATTTTTGGGAGGAGATTGGCTTAGGTGATTTGATCGATGGACATCATGGCAAGATCG GTCGAAGTGTAGCTTTTCCTGGACATCCATTAGGCTCTGGTCTAACACCAGCTGCTGCaaag GAACTTGGTTTAGAGGCAGGCATTCCAGTAGGAACATCTTTGATTGATGCTCATGCTGGTGGGGTTGGGGTCATGGAAAGCAAACCAGCATCTGATTCTGAATGTGAAG atgatgaaaatgaaggaATTTGCCATCGTATGGTCTTGGTCTGTGGAACATCTACTTGCCATATGGCCGTATCTAGCAGCAAGAAGTTCATTCCAGGCGTTTGGGGGCCATTTTGGTCTG CAATGGTTCCTCAATATTGGCTTACAGAGGGTGGCCAAAGTGCCACTGGGGCACTCTTAGATCACATAGTTGAGAACCATGTAGCTTCTCCTAATTTGGCAAATCGTGCTGCATCTCAGG GGACCACAGTGTTTGCACTTCTGAACAAGATGTTAGAATCAATGACGACAGAGCTGAACCTTCCATTTCTTTCTGCTCTGACGAAGGATCTGCACGTTCTTCCTGATTTTCATGGGAATAG ATCCCCTATTGCAGATCCAAATGCAAAAGGAATAATCAGTGGTCTTACACTTGAGACAAGTGAAAAGCAACTTGCTCTTCTATATCTTGCCACTGTCCAAGGTATTGCATATGGCACGCGCCACATCATTGAGCAATGTAATGCCAATGGCCACAAA ATTGACACCCTTCTTGGTTGTGGTGGACTAGCAAAAAATCCATTGTACATACAAGAGCATGCAAATATTACTG GGTACCCAGTAATTCTTCCTCGAGAAAATGAATCTGTACTATTGGGAGCTGCTATACTTGGTTCTGTTGCAGCGAAGAAATATCCTAGCCTTCACAAGGCAATGAAGGCACTAAATGCAGCAGGCCAG GTTGTTTATCCATCAAAACATCCCAAGGTGAAGAAGTACCATGATGCAAAGTATAAAATTTTCCGTGATCTTTATGAAAAACAAGTCTCATATCGGTCCATCATCACTGAAGCTTTGAATTAG
- the LOC130814693 gene encoding uncharacterized protein LOC130814693 isoform X2 — translation MFAALWSQKNQEKSLTEKTPLIGKEQQRHSSRRFFLPTLCSSPHSVSFEMADAVTAAPLRTVYLGVDVGTGSARAGLFDENGKLLGFGSCPIQIWKEGDCIEQSSTDIWLAVCSAVKSACSLANVDGKEVAGIGFAATCSLVAVDADGSPVTVSWSGDSRRNVIVWMDHRAVKQAEKINTCNSSVLQYCGGSISPEMEPPKLLWVKENLKESWSMAFRWMDLSDWLSYRATGDDTRSLCTTVCKWMYLGHAHLEQINEKTFRVMEACGWDDDFWEEIGLGDLIDGHHGKIGRSVAFPGHPLGSGLTPAAAKELGLEAGIPVGTSLIDAHAGGVGVMESKPASDSECEGICHRMVLVCGTSTCHMAVSSSKKFIPGVWGPFWSAMVPQYWLTEGGQSATGALLDHIVENHVASPNLANRAASQGTTVFALLNKMLESMTTELNLPFLSALTKDLHVLPDFHGNRSPIADPNAKGIISGLTLETSEKQLALLYLATVQGIAYGTRHIIEQCNANGHKIDTLLGCGGLAKNPLYIQEHANITGYPVILPRENESVLLGAAILGSVAAKKYPSLHKAMKALNAAGQVVYPSKHPKVKKYHDAKYKIFRDLYEKQVSYRSIITEALN, via the exons atgtttgCAGCTTTGTGGagccaaaaaaaccaagaaaaatcattaacagAAAAAACTCCCTTAATAGGTAAAGAACAACAACGCCACTCTAGTCGACGCTTCTTCCTTCCCACTCTTTGTTCATCTCCTCATTCCGTCTCTTTCGAAATGGCCGACGCTGTTACTGCGGCACCTCTTCGCACTGTCTACCTCGGCGTCGATGTTGGTACGGGCAGCGCTCGCGCAG GTTTATTTGATGAAAATGGAAAACTTCTTGGTTTTGGAAGCTGTCCCATTCAAATTTGGAAGGAAGGTGATTGTATTGAG CAATCTTCAACCGATATCTGGCTTGCTGTCTGTTCAGCTGTGAAATCAGCATGCTCCCTTGCTAATGTTGATGGAAAAGAAGTAGCGGGGATTGGATTTGCAGCAACTTGTTCCCTTG TGGCTGTAGATGCTGATGGATCCCCAGTTACAGTTTCCTGGAGTGGTGATTCCAGAAGAAATGTTATAGTGTGGATGGACCATAGAGCGGTAAAACAAGCTGAAAAGATCAACACATGCAACTCATCTGTATTGCAGTACTGTGGGGGATCTATTTCCCCTGAGATGGAGCCACCAAAG CTTTTGTGGGTGAAAGAAAATCTTAAAGAGTCCTGGTCGATGGCATTTCGGTGGATGGACTTAAGTGATTGGTTGTCCTATAG GGCAACTGGCGATGATACACGGAGCTTATGCACTACTGTTTGCAAGTGGATGTATCTTGGTCATGCACACCTTGAGCAAATAAATGAGAAAACTTTTCGTGTTATGGAAGCATGTGGTTGGGATGATGATTTTTGGGAGGAGATTGGCTTAGGTGATTTGATCGATGGACATCATGGCAAGATCG GTCGAAGTGTAGCTTTTCCTGGACATCCATTAGGCTCTGGTCTAACACCAGCTGCTGCaaag GAACTTGGTTTAGAGGCAGGCATTCCAGTAGGAACATCTTTGATTGATGCTCATGCTGGTGGGGTTGGGGTCATGGAAAGCAAACCAGCATCTGATTCTGAATGTGAAG gaATTTGCCATCGTATGGTCTTGGTCTGTGGAACATCTACTTGCCATATGGCCGTATCTAGCAGCAAGAAGTTCATTCCAGGCGTTTGGGGGCCATTTTGGTCTG CAATGGTTCCTCAATATTGGCTTACAGAGGGTGGCCAAAGTGCCACTGGGGCACTCTTAGATCACATAGTTGAGAACCATGTAGCTTCTCCTAATTTGGCAAATCGTGCTGCATCTCAGG GGACCACAGTGTTTGCACTTCTGAACAAGATGTTAGAATCAATGACGACAGAGCTGAACCTTCCATTTCTTTCTGCTCTGACGAAGGATCTGCACGTTCTTCCTGATTTTCATGGGAATAG ATCCCCTATTGCAGATCCAAATGCAAAAGGAATAATCAGTGGTCTTACACTTGAGACAAGTGAAAAGCAACTTGCTCTTCTATATCTTGCCACTGTCCAAGGTATTGCATATGGCACGCGCCACATCATTGAGCAATGTAATGCCAATGGCCACAAA ATTGACACCCTTCTTGGTTGTGGTGGACTAGCAAAAAATCCATTGTACATACAAGAGCATGCAAATATTACTG GGTACCCAGTAATTCTTCCTCGAGAAAATGAATCTGTACTATTGGGAGCTGCTATACTTGGTTCTGTTGCAGCGAAGAAATATCCTAGCCTTCACAAGGCAATGAAGGCACTAAATGCAGCAGGCCAG GTTGTTTATCCATCAAAACATCCCAAGGTGAAGAAGTACCATGATGCAAAGTATAAAATTTTCCGTGATCTTTATGAAAAACAAGTCTCATATCGGTCCATCATCACTGAAGCTTTGAATTAG